The following proteins come from a genomic window of Populus alba chromosome 12, ASM523922v2, whole genome shotgun sequence:
- the LOC118044745 gene encoding zinc finger CCCH domain-containing protein 67 isoform X1, which translates to MDQQIESPIPIIHKEIPQLGFQSFSSSPRCPSPPSDPDQTALDDDNYLHQELQNQLDLKEVSLNSNDSHEEEEEEEEEFKSDKKIEFFYESIEKVGDGGDDLQNKNERSNDIENNNSSGHHQYPVRPEAEDCAFYMKTGTCKFGANCKFNHPLRRKNQTVKEKAKEREEATEKPSLIECKYYLKTGGCKYGVACRFNHSRAKSSVPPVKIPMSPALELNFLGLPIRLGEKECEYFMRNGSCKFGANCKYNHPDPTAVGGSDHPSTFLNGGSASLPVPSSSSVGSWSSPRALNDPTSFVPIMFSPNQGVPPQSPDWNGYQAPLYPPERSLHPPLSYALINIATESNVYAPQQQQIVVDEFPERPGQPQCSFYMKFGDCKFKSNCKYHHPKNRISKSPPLTLSDKGLPLRPDQNICSHYSRYGICKFGPSCKFDHSIQPASSIGSCDDQNTAFGNSVTQEAARMAESGNGSDTAVE; encoded by the exons ATGGACCAACAAATTGAATCACCTATCCCAATAATTCATAAAGAAATCCCTCAGCTGGGTTTTCAATCTTTCTCTTCCTCCCCCCGATGCCCCTCTCCGCCGTCTGATCCTGATCAAACGGCCCTGGATGACGATAACTATCTTCATCAAGAGCTACAAAATCAGCTTGACTTGAAAGAGGTGTCTCTAAATTCAAATGATTCtcatgaagaagaagaggaggaggaggaggaattcAAGAGTgataaaaagattgaatttttttatgagagcATTGAGAAGGTAGGTGATGGTGGTGATGATTTACAGAACAAGAATGAGAGAAGTAACGACATTGAGAATAATAACAGCAGTGGGCATCATCAGTATCCTGTGAGACCTGAAGCAGAGGATTGCGCCTTTTATATGAAGACTGGGACTTGCAAATTTGGAGCTAATTGCAAGTTTAACCATCCTCTTAGAAGGAAAAATCAG ACTGTCAAGGAGAAGGCAAAGGAAAGGGAAGAAGCAACAGAGAAGCCCAGCCTGATTGAATGCAAG TACTACTTGAAGACAGGAGGCTGTAAGTATGGAGTAGCTTGTAGGTTCAACCACTCAAGAGCAAAAAGTTCAGTGCCCCCAGTGAAAATTCCAATGTCACCAGCTTTAGAGCTCAACTTTCTGGGTCTTCCAATCCGGCTG GGAGAGAAAGAGTGTGAGTATTTCATGCGTAATGGCTCCTGCAAGTTTGGAGCTAACTGCAAGTATAATCATCCGGATCCTACAGCTGTGGGAGGAAGTGACCATCCTTCAACATTTCTTAATGGCGGATCTGCTTCTCTACCAGTTCCATCATCATCAAGTGTAGGTTCTTGGTCTTCACCGAGGGCATTAAATGATCCTACATCCTTTGTCCCAATTATGTTTTCACCAAATCAAGGAGTTCCTCCTCAAAGTCCAGATTGGAATGGATATCAG GCTCCTCTATACCCTCCAGAAAGAAGTCTGCATCCACCTCTGTCATATGCCTTAATCAACATTGCAACTGAAAGCAATGTCTATGCACCTCAGCAACAGCAAATTGTAGTTGATGAATTCCCAGAACGACCTGGTCAACCGCAGTGCAGTTTTTACATGAAATTTGGGGACTGTAAGTTCAAATCCAACTGCAAATATCATCATCCAAAGAATCGGATCTCAAAGTCACCCCCGCTAACACTAAGTGACAAGGGCCTGCCACTGAGACCT GATCAAAATATCTGCTCTCACTACAGCCGCTATGGTATTTGCAAGTTTGGGCCTTCCTGTAAATTTGACCATTCAATACAACCAGCTTCTTCAATAGGATCTTGTGATGATCAGAACACTGCTTTTGGCAACTCTGTGACCCAGGAAGCGGCTAGAATGGCTGAAAGCGGAAATGGAAGTGATACAGCGGTTGAGTAG
- the LOC118044745 gene encoding zinc finger CCCH domain-containing protein 67 isoform X2 — translation MKPAFSSWKSKYHQGFFFPINGIECYVEIAILYYLKTGGCKYGVACRFNHSRAKSSVPPVKIPMSPALELNFLGLPIRLGEKECEYFMRNGSCKFGANCKYNHPDPTAVGGSDHPSTFLNGGSASLPVPSSSSVGSWSSPRALNDPTSFVPIMFSPNQGVPPQSPDWNGYQAPLYPPERSLHPPLSYALINIATESNVYAPQQQQIVVDEFPERPGQPQCSFYMKFGDCKFKSNCKYHHPKNRISKSPPLTLSDKGLPLRPDQNICSHYSRYGICKFGPSCKFDHSIQPASSIGSCDDQNTAFGNSVTQEAARMAESGNGSDTAVE, via the exons ATGAAGCCTGCCTTCTCAAGCTGGAAAAGCAAATATcaccaagggtttttttttcccataaatGGAATTGAATGCTACGTCGAAATTGCAATCTTG TACTACTTGAAGACAGGAGGCTGTAAGTATGGAGTAGCTTGTAGGTTCAACCACTCAAGAGCAAAAAGTTCAGTGCCCCCAGTGAAAATTCCAATGTCACCAGCTTTAGAGCTCAACTTTCTGGGTCTTCCAATCCGGCTG GGAGAGAAAGAGTGTGAGTATTTCATGCGTAATGGCTCCTGCAAGTTTGGAGCTAACTGCAAGTATAATCATCCGGATCCTACAGCTGTGGGAGGAAGTGACCATCCTTCAACATTTCTTAATGGCGGATCTGCTTCTCTACCAGTTCCATCATCATCAAGTGTAGGTTCTTGGTCTTCACCGAGGGCATTAAATGATCCTACATCCTTTGTCCCAATTATGTTTTCACCAAATCAAGGAGTTCCTCCTCAAAGTCCAGATTGGAATGGATATCAG GCTCCTCTATACCCTCCAGAAAGAAGTCTGCATCCACCTCTGTCATATGCCTTAATCAACATTGCAACTGAAAGCAATGTCTATGCACCTCAGCAACAGCAAATTGTAGTTGATGAATTCCCAGAACGACCTGGTCAACCGCAGTGCAGTTTTTACATGAAATTTGGGGACTGTAAGTTCAAATCCAACTGCAAATATCATCATCCAAAGAATCGGATCTCAAAGTCACCCCCGCTAACACTAAGTGACAAGGGCCTGCCACTGAGACCT GATCAAAATATCTGCTCTCACTACAGCCGCTATGGTATTTGCAAGTTTGGGCCTTCCTGTAAATTTGACCATTCAATACAACCAGCTTCTTCAATAGGATCTTGTGATGATCAGAACACTGCTTTTGGCAACTCTGTGACCCAGGAAGCGGCTAGAATGGCTGAAAGCGGAAATGGAAGTGATACAGCGGTTGAGTAG